One stretch of Candidatus Bathyarchaeia archaeon DNA includes these proteins:
- a CDS encoding 5,10-methylenetetrahydromethanopterin reductase, with amino-acid sequence MVEFGVEFVPRDLYWKTTYYAVQAEKRGFKNIWITDHFNNRNLYVSLTVIATYTNHIKLGPGVTNPYLHHPATTAQGVASLNEIAPGRVVCGIGVGDRTTLEMLGFELKEPLRAIRESVELVRKMLSGETVQYQGARFNVKGGRFNFKVKDRIPIYIGAQGPKMLQLASKIGDGVLINASHPLDVEEAIKHIRLGVKESGKDLESLDIAAYTSISIDRDKKKAEKAVKPVVAYIVAGSPRLILERHSIPAQLAEEIRNDIMKGKWGEAFAKVNPEMVEAFSICGTPETCVEKIQALTKLGVTQVVAGSPLGLNVRESIDLLGSKVLPAFM; translated from the coding sequence ATCGTAGAGTTCGGAGTAGAATTTGTGCCCCGAGACCTATATTGGAAAACCACTTACTACGCCGTCCAGGCTGAGAAAAGAGGGTTCAAAAACATCTGGATCACAGACCACTTCAACAACCGAAACCTATACGTATCCCTCACCGTCATCGCAACCTACACCAATCACATCAAGCTCGGGCCTGGGGTTACAAACCCATACCTCCACCACCCCGCGACGACGGCTCAAGGCGTCGCCTCCCTCAACGAAATCGCGCCGGGAAGGGTTGTCTGCGGCATCGGCGTAGGTGACAGAACTACCCTTGAAATGCTGGGGTTCGAGCTGAAAGAACCCCTCCGAGCTATCAGGGAGTCCGTAGAGCTCGTCCGGAAAATGCTATCCGGTGAAACGGTTCAATACCAGGGAGCCAGGTTTAACGTAAAGGGAGGCAGGTTCAACTTCAAGGTTAAGGATCGAATACCTATATACATTGGCGCCCAAGGACCTAAAATGCTCCAGCTAGCCTCCAAAATAGGGGACGGAGTCCTGATCAACGCCTCCCACCCCCTAGACGTCGAGGAAGCGATAAAACATATACGCCTCGGAGTAAAGGAGTCTGGAAAAGACTTGGAAAGCCTAGACATCGCCGCCTACACCTCAATTTCCATCGACCGGGACAAGAAAAAAGCGGAGAAAGCCGTGAAACCCGTCGTCGCCTACATCGTCGCTGGAAGCCCCCGACTCATCCTCGAGAGGCACAGCATCCCAGCCCAGCTAGCTGAGGAGATTCGAAACGACATCATGAAAGGCAAATGGGGAGAAGCCTTCGCCAAGGTAAACCCTGAAATGGTCGAAGCCTTCTCCATATGCGGAACCCCTGAAACCTGCGTCGAGAAAATCCAAGCACTCACCAAACTAGGTGTCACCCAAGTGGTCGCTGGATCACCGCTGGGTTTGAACGTCAGAGAATCCATAGACCTCCTAGGATCCAAAGTGCTCCCCGCCTTCATGTAA
- a CDS encoding Lrp/AsnC ligand binding domain-containing protein: MITAFILVKVKPGMDRNIAVKLRELPQVQFATTIYGEYDLLAEVKVNSLPELDSFVFDHFRRIPGVESTKTLIASQILKE, translated from the coding sequence ATGATCACCGCCTTCATTCTCGTAAAGGTGAAGCCTGGCATGGATAGAAACATAGCCGTAAAGCTCAGGGAGCTGCCTCAAGTCCAATTCGCCACCACGATCTACGGGGAATACGACCTCCTCGCCGAGGTGAAGGTAAACTCCCTACCGGAATTGGACAGCTTCGTCTTTGACCATTTCCGCAGAATTCCCGGCGTTGAAAGCACTAAGACGTTGATCGCCTCCCAGATCCTCAAGGAGTAG
- a CDS encoding methylenetetrahydrofolate reductase translates to MRQAYSELMKEISAGKFVYTGELEPVKTTSLKEVLEGAQTLKGHVVAVNVTDNPTAFAYMNALIPSYVIQRDVGVEAVYQMTVRDRNRIALLSDILAAGALGIKNILALSGDHTTVGDTPQAKPVYDLDSTTFVYMLSKIVDEGVDLNGNRVEEPPKFNVGIAANINADPLEPEILKLERKVKLGVDFIQTQAVYDVERAKRFMEAVDYLNTPVLIGLAPFRSVGMLDWMVKFVPGIAVPEEVQERIRLADKRGGKAAVLEENVEIFGDLARELKKTTRAKGLHLMAIGFEHIVPRIIERAG, encoded by the coding sequence ATGAGGCAAGCCTACAGCGAGTTGATGAAGGAGATCTCAGCTGGCAAGTTCGTTTACACGGGGGAATTGGAACCCGTGAAGACAACCAGCCTCAAGGAGGTGTTGGAGGGCGCTCAGACGCTGAAAGGACATGTAGTCGCTGTCAACGTCACTGACAACCCCACCGCATTCGCGTACATGAACGCTTTGATTCCATCCTACGTGATTCAAAGGGATGTTGGAGTCGAGGCTGTCTACCAGATGACTGTGAGGGATAGAAACCGCATCGCCCTCCTCTCCGACATATTGGCGGCGGGAGCTTTAGGTATCAAGAACATCCTAGCTTTAAGCGGGGACCACACAACTGTTGGGGATACGCCTCAGGCGAAGCCTGTATACGACCTTGACTCTACAACCTTCGTGTACATGCTGAGTAAAATCGTGGATGAGGGGGTGGACTTGAACGGGAACAGGGTCGAGGAGCCGCCTAAATTCAACGTTGGAATCGCGGCGAACATCAACGCGGATCCTCTTGAGCCTGAGATCTTGAAGCTTGAAAGGAAGGTGAAGCTGGGCGTTGACTTCATTCAAACCCAAGCGGTTTACGATGTCGAGCGGGCGAAAAGGTTCATGGAGGCGGTCGACTACTTGAACACACCGGTCCTCATCGGGTTGGCGCCTTTCAGGTCAGTGGGGATGCTGGATTGGATGGTGAAGTTTGTCCCCGGCATCGCTGTACCCGAGGAGGTTCAGGAGCGGATTAGATTGGCTGATAAGAGGGGTGGGAAGGCGGCGGTTTTAGAGGAGAATGTGGAGATCTTCGGCGACCTAGCCAGAGAGTTGAAGAAGACAACTCGGGCTAAGGGCCTCCACTTGATGGCCATCGGCTTCGAGCACATAGTGCCAAGGATCATCGAGAGAGCAGGATAA